One Bradyrhizobium sp. CCGB12 genomic window carries:
- a CDS encoding TauD/TfdA family dioxygenase produces the protein MLKLAFSSGFAAKLVCLTKTLQGLENAIMSETALIDKVTPGTGVVKGAARISAEIRNIKLSSDLPDQSAASIKSLLLKHKVMLFRDQSRLDKSEQERFAVRFTKLAPHPMFGVTKGTASILGLDSARGGCRVQVWHADGAVDVRPKILMVRAVVTPRFGGDTAWSSPVAVSRPAATAPKGLQTRSGSFTATSSNPPDWPVFATSIRSI, from the coding sequence ATGCTCAAACTCGCGTTTTCGAGTGGTTTCGCAGCTAAACTCGTTTGTTTGACGAAGACACTGCAGGGCTTGGAAAATGCAATCATGAGTGAGACGGCTTTGATCGATAAAGTCACACCAGGTACGGGCGTCGTCAAAGGCGCAGCGCGCATCAGCGCCGAAATCAGAAATATCAAGCTCTCAAGCGATTTGCCGGATCAGTCCGCCGCTTCAATCAAAAGCTTGCTGCTCAAGCACAAGGTGATGCTCTTCCGCGACCAGAGTCGTCTCGATAAATCTGAGCAGGAGCGATTTGCTGTCCGCTTCACGAAGCTGGCGCCGCATCCGATGTTCGGCGTTACCAAGGGAACAGCATCGATCCTCGGGCTTGACTCCGCCCGCGGCGGTTGCCGGGTCCAAGTGTGGCACGCCGATGGAGCCGTCGATGTCCGTCCCAAGATATTGATGGTGCGAGCCGTCGTGACACCACGATTTGGCGGCGATACGGCCTGGTCGAGCCCCGTGGCCGTATCTCGACCTGCCGCCACCGCTCCCAAGGGTTTGCAGACGAGGTCTGGGTCGTTCACAGCAACATCTTCGAATCCTCCGGATTGGCCGGTGTTCGCGACGTCGATAAGAAGCATTTAA